Proteins encoded in a region of the Scyliorhinus canicula chromosome 2, sScyCan1.1, whole genome shotgun sequence genome:
- the LOC119953694 gene encoding ADP-ribosylation factor 6 — protein MGKVLSKIFGNKEMRILMLGLDAAGKTTILYKLKLGQSVTTIPTVGFNVETVTYKNVKFNVWDVGGQDKIRPLWRHYYTGTQGLIFVVDCADRDRIDEARQELLRIINDREMREAIILIFANKQDLPDAMKPHEIQEKLGLTRIRDRNWYVQPSCATTGDGLFEGLTWLTSNYKSK, from the coding sequence ATGGGAAAGGTCCTGTCGAAGATATTCGGGAACAAGGAGATGCGCATATTGATGCTTGGACTTGACGCCGCCGGCAAGACCACCATCCTGTACAAATTGAAACTGGGTCAGTCTGTCACCACCATCCCCACGGTGGGCTTCAACGTGGAGACAGTGACTTACAAGAACGTCAAGTTCAATGTTTGGGACGTGGGTGGTCAGGACAAAATCCGCCCTCTGTGGCGGCACTACTACACCGGGACCCAGGGATTAATATTTGTGGTGGACTGTGCCGACAGGGATCGGATAGACGAGGCTAGGCAAGAGCTATTGCGGATCATCAACGACCGGGAGATGAGGGAAGCCATTATTCTCATATTCGCAAATAAGCAAGATTTACCCGATGCCATGAAGCCGCACGAAATCCAAGAGAAATTGGGCTTGACCCGCATACGCGATAGAAATTGGTATGTGCAGCCGTCTTGTGCCACTACAGGGGACGGACTGTTTGAAGGTCTTACATGGCTAACATCCAACTACAAATCTAAATGA